In the genome of Nonlabens sp. MB-3u-79, one region contains:
- a CDS encoding alpha/beta fold hydrolase yields the protein MTRDVIKRNNVTVHGEGTQVMLMAHGYGCDQNMWRFITPAFRSKYKIVLFDHVGSGKSDISAYDYKKYASLQGYADDIIEICESLNLKNVIFIGHSVAAMMGLLATNKAPHLFDTLIMVSPSPCYINDETYYGGFDEADIHELLESLDSNYLGWSGAITPVIMGNADKPELSKELENSFCQNNPKIAKHFANVTFLGDNRHDLSKLTTRTLILQSTSDVIAPEVVGKYVNEQLQNSTIVVMEATGHCPHMSAPKETIELVTKFLANI from the coding sequence ATGACACGAGATGTTATTAAGAGAAACAATGTAACTGTTCATGGCGAAGGCACACAGGTTATGTTGATGGCACATGGTTATGGTTGCGACCAAAATATGTGGAGATTTATTACACCGGCGTTTCGTAGCAAGTACAAAATTGTACTTTTTGACCATGTAGGCTCCGGCAAATCAGACATTTCGGCTTACGACTACAAAAAATACGCGTCTTTGCAAGGCTATGCAGATGATATTATAGAAATCTGCGAAAGTCTTAACCTTAAAAATGTCATTTTTATTGGACATTCAGTAGCTGCGATGATGGGGCTATTGGCAACTAACAAAGCACCACACTTATTTGATACTTTGATTATGGTAAGTCCATCACCATGTTATATTAATGATGAAACTTATTATGGTGGTTTTGACGAGGCAGATATTCATGAATTATTGGAATCTTTGGACAGCAATTATTTAGGTTGGTCGGGTGCCATTACTCCCGTAATTATGGGTAATGCTGATAAACCAGAGTTGAGCAAAGAATTAGAAAATAGTTTTTGTCAAAACAATCCTAAAATAGCAAAACATTTTGCAAATGTTACGTTTTTAGGAGATAATCGTCACGATTTGTCAAAATTGACAACAAGAACTCTTATTTTACAAAGTACCTCTGATGTAATTGCGCCTGAAGTTGTTGGAAAATACGTTAATGAACAGTTGCAAAATAGCACAATTGTTGTTATGGAGGCTACAGGACATTGCCCACACATGAGTGCACCAAAAGAAACAATAGAATTGGTGACTAAATTTTTAGCAAATATTTAG
- a CDS encoding DUF6090 family protein: MENKTGTYFKYAIGEIVLVVIGILIAISINNWNETNKNEREQIVFLNNLKNDLKNDLIQLDQILKLQKEKLSTVNELKDQLLSIKDFEKIEQLFAKINTSANYTYFPNTGSYTTSVSSGKIASLNPSSLRIAITNLYERYYYRLIYNGELYDKKLNEVSSSQGKFFNTLTLKLNSKDVIEDSDFVNLITIVFLENSTYVKKGDRTKSEILKVLKLVEQRLND, from the coding sequence ATGGAAAACAAAACTGGAACGTACTTTAAATATGCTATTGGAGAAATTGTTCTTGTGGTTATTGGTATTTTGATTGCAATATCAATTAATAATTGGAATGAAACAAACAAAAATGAGCGAGAACAGATTGTTTTTTTAAATAATCTCAAAAACGATCTCAAAAACGATTTAATACAATTAGATCAAATATTAAAACTTCAAAAAGAAAAATTAAGCACAGTCAATGAATTAAAAGACCAATTGCTATCAATAAAAGATTTTGAGAAAATCGAACAACTTTTTGCCAAAATTAATACATCAGCTAATTACACCTATTTTCCTAACACTGGTTCATACACAACATCAGTGTCATCGGGTAAAATAGCTTCTCTAAATCCAAGTTCTTTAAGAATAGCAATTACAAATCTATACGAACGTTATTACTATAGATTAATTTACAATGGGGAATTATACGATAAAAAACTTAACGAGGTTTCATCGAGCCAAGGGAAATTTTTCAACACTTTAACATTAAAACTAAACAGCAAAGATGTAATTGAAGATAGTGATTTTGTGAATTTGATTACAATTGTGTTTTTGGAGAATTCAACTTATGTGAAGAAAGGTGATCGAACCAAAAGCGAAATTTTAAAGGTTCTGAAATTAGTAGAACAAAGACTTAATGATTAA
- a CDS encoding serine hydrolase domain-containing protein — protein MKKILFLIPLIIGCTSPKEKSELDKLAKYEGNYEYVNKTTLDIIASELDTTLYAVVDNAKYPLKHIALDSFVNIANIPVVFERDKSNQIIGYKTDGQKFKLISSDIEEMEMFPRKELFQNPDNYVYQKPKETSDGLKTGLLKEEFNNPEPIINMVKETIKGNFPDVHSILIYKNNKLVLEEYFYGYDETTPHQLRSATKPFIGGILGITVDQGFIKSEKDKLLPYLNSRYAEIANLDKRKKEITIENFLTYRHGIDCENNNPESKGNEQSMMQSKDWVKYTLDLQMIGEPGVSSSYCTGCALTLGSLVEIATDKKIEDFAKENLFEPLGILNYEWTFEPNQASLNTFSQMYFTPRDLIKLAKLFKDGGKWKGNQIISKSWIDKTFNMDKGDYGYLWEHKYFVVDGQTYNSYLASGNGGQKINILPELDMITVFTGGNYNSYQLYGKSTPPNEMIPNYILKSVK, from the coding sequence ATGAAGAAAATATTATTTCTAATTCCCCTGATAATTGGATGTACATCACCGAAAGAAAAATCGGAACTCGACAAACTTGCGAAATATGAAGGGAATTATGAATATGTAAATAAAACTACGCTGGACATTATTGCCTCTGAACTTGACACAACGCTTTATGCTGTAGTAGATAATGCAAAATATCCTTTAAAACATATCGCTTTAGACAGTTTTGTGAATATCGCAAACATTCCTGTCGTTTTTGAACGTGACAAATCGAATCAAATTATTGGTTATAAAACTGACGGACAAAAATTTAAACTAATATCTTCTGATATTGAAGAAATGGAAATGTTCCCAAGAAAAGAACTTTTCCAAAACCCAGACAACTACGTATACCAAAAACCAAAAGAAACTTCTGATGGATTGAAAACAGGACTTTTAAAAGAAGAATTCAATAATCCTGAACCAATAATCAATATGGTAAAAGAAACCATAAAAGGAAATTTTCCCGATGTTCACAGTATATTGATTTACAAGAATAACAAATTGGTGCTTGAAGAATATTTTTATGGTTACGATGAAACAACACCACATCAATTAAGGTCTGCCACCAAACCTTTCATTGGTGGAATTCTTGGAATAACGGTTGACCAAGGATTTATAAAAAGTGAAAAAGATAAACTATTGCCCTATTTAAATTCGAGATATGCAGAAATTGCCAATTTGGACAAAAGAAAAAAGGAAATTACAATCGAAAATTTCTTAACGTATCGACACGGAATAGATTGTGAAAACAATAATCCAGAAAGCAAAGGAAATGAACAATCAATGATGCAAAGTAAGGATTGGGTAAAATACACGCTGGATTTACAAATGATTGGAGAACCTGGTGTATCATCATCTTATTGTACAGGTTGTGCTTTGACTTTAGGAAGTTTAGTTGAAATAGCAACAGACAAGAAAATTGAGGATTTTGCTAAAGAGAATTTATTTGAACCCTTGGGAATATTGAATTATGAATGGACTTTTGAACCAAATCAGGCTAGTTTGAATACTTTCAGTCAAATGTATTTTACACCAAGAGACTTGATTAAATTAGCAAAATTATTTAAAGATGGCGGTAAGTGGAAAGGCAATCAAATAATATCAAAAAGTTGGATTGATAAGACATTTAATATGGACAAAGGAGATTACGGCTATCTTTGGGAACATAAATATTTTGTAGTTGACGGACAAACATATAACTCGTATTTAGCTTCGGGAAACGGAGGACAAAAAATCAATATTTTGCCTGAACTCGATATGATTACAGTATTTACTGGTGGTAACTATAATTCCTATCAATTGTACGGTAAAAGCACGCCGCCAAATGAAATGATACCGAACTATATATTAAAATCCGTAAAATAA
- a CDS encoding PAS domain S-box protein, with protein sequence MTEITGFNFTEDDFTAADLVKFELIKSEEEEDLNNLAELFNHIVAAKAAKLSQEKEEFYSKQLVLKELESDIFYNHFPCGYFSTDSNGIINKINTTLLGWLGYAKEDIIGKVTWQSLLSVGGKMYFETHYSPLLQMQGFVQEISFEMVKKDKTRLPILINTKQIRDENGKVQINYSTVFDVSQRKSYEKELLIAKRTAEDQNELIEYTFRNASTPIYYVLEDASIYDFNDIAAEKLGYTSEELHTLKIYDLDKNYDEKKWASEWAKLKAKKKITIETQQKKKDGTLIDVIITANYVKYGDLQLNCSYVLDITEKKKRADELKIANKELAFQNEEKEKRAEDLKLMDFAFKESSTPIMLHLQNGEFYSFNDALLNILGYTKEEFSKMNLLNVVTMDELACISQWDEIKEKGTVVFDCHFERKDGVLLDVEVSSNLIKYNKYEVNFCYINDITEKKKAETEIYSMNELLQRQTDCLLLATKSAQLGIWDWDLESDTLVWDEGMCKLYGIAANKFKLIKEEWIARLHEEDRTEIDNEIQLAITNKKEYNTEFRIVWSDSSIHYIRATGIVERVDGKPKRMIGVNWDVTAEKQSIQHLKLLESVIVHTKDSILITEAEPNDLPGPRMIFVNPAFEKMTGYTSEEVIGLTPRLLQNEDTDRKELDKLRTALNKWEPCEITVSNSRKNGEKFWNNFSVAPVANEKGWYTHWIAIERDVTKQIEATIEKERMIKELLENNRELKQFSYITTHNLRAPLTNLVLICKLISREKIEDPSILKLIEAFKTSTYQLNETLNDLINVLIVKENTDLKLEELSVVEIMNKVKESISETLRDSKAIIETDFSDMPTVHFTKVYLESIFLNLITNSIKYRHPERNPIVKIKTTKDAIGRTKLTFSDNGIGMDMSRVKHKIFGFHQRFHNNADSKGIGLFLIKSQINALGGQIEVNSEVNIGTHFTITFK encoded by the coding sequence ATGACAGAAATAACAGGTTTCAATTTTACAGAAGATGATTTTACAGCAGCTGACTTAGTCAAATTTGAACTGATAAAATCAGAGGAGGAAGAAGATTTAAATAACTTAGCTGAGCTTTTTAATCACATTGTTGCTGCAAAAGCAGCAAAACTAAGTCAAGAAAAAGAAGAATTTTATAGCAAACAATTAGTATTAAAAGAATTAGAATCAGACATATTTTATAATCATTTTCCTTGTGGTTATTTTTCAACGGACAGTAATGGAATTATTAACAAAATCAATACTACTTTATTAGGTTGGCTTGGTTATGCAAAAGAAGACATTATTGGGAAAGTTACTTGGCAGAGTTTGTTGAGTGTGGGTGGTAAAATGTACTTTGAAACACATTATTCTCCTTTGTTACAGATGCAAGGTTTTGTTCAAGAAATCAGTTTTGAAATGGTTAAGAAAGATAAAACTCGTCTGCCTATCTTAATCAACACCAAACAAATAAGAGATGAAAATGGGAAAGTGCAGATAAATTATTCCACGGTTTTTGACGTAAGTCAACGCAAATCTTATGAAAAAGAGTTGCTCATAGCAAAAAGAACTGCCGAAGATCAAAATGAATTAATTGAATATACTTTTAGAAATGCTTCTACACCTATTTATTACGTTTTGGAAGATGCGAGCATCTATGATTTTAACGACATTGCCGCAGAAAAGTTGGGTTATACAAGCGAAGAACTGCATACGTTAAAAATTTATGATTTAGATAAAAATTATGACGAAAAAAAGTGGGCAAGTGAATGGGCTAAATTGAAAGCAAAGAAAAAAATAACCATAGAAACTCAACAAAAAAAGAAGGATGGTACCCTTATAGACGTAATTATTACGGCTAACTATGTAAAATATGGCGACTTACAATTGAACTGTAGCTATGTGCTAGACATTACAGAAAAGAAAAAACGTGCAGATGAATTAAAAATTGCAAATAAAGAACTTGCCTTTCAAAATGAAGAAAAGGAAAAACGCGCAGAAGATTTAAAGCTGATGGACTTTGCATTTAAAGAGTCATCTACGCCTATTATGTTGCATTTGCAAAACGGTGAATTTTATAGTTTTAACGATGCTTTACTCAATATATTGGGTTACACCAAAGAAGAATTTAGCAAAATGAATCTGCTAAATGTTGTAACCATGGACGAATTAGCTTGCATTTCACAATGGGATGAAATAAAAGAAAAGGGAACTGTAGTATTCGACTGTCATTTTGAGAGAAAGGATGGTGTTCTGTTGGATGTGGAAGTAAGCAGCAACCTGATTAAATACAATAAATACGAGGTGAACTTTTGTTATATAAATGACATCACCGAAAAAAAGAAAGCAGAAACTGAAATTTATTCTATGAATGAATTGTTGCAACGCCAAACTGATTGTTTGCTTTTGGCTACAAAAAGTGCACAATTAGGAATTTGGGATTGGGATTTAGAAAGTGATACGCTTGTGTGGGATGAAGGGATGTGTAAATTATATGGAATAGCCGCAAATAAATTTAAATTAATTAAAGAAGAATGGATAGCAAGATTGCATGAAGAAGATCGAACAGAAATAGATAATGAGATTCAGTTAGCAATTACAAACAAGAAAGAATACAATACCGAATTTAGGATTGTATGGAGTGATTCATCTATCCATTATATAAGAGCTACTGGAATTGTTGAAAGGGTAGATGGTAAGCCAAAACGCATGATTGGAGTTAATTGGGATGTAACTGCAGAAAAACAGAGTATACAGCATCTTAAATTGTTAGAATCTGTTATTGTCCATACAAAAGATAGTATTTTGATAACAGAGGCAGAACCAAATGATTTACCAGGACCAAGAATGATTTTTGTGAACCCAGCATTTGAAAAAATGACAGGTTATACCTCTGAAGAAGTAATTGGTCTAACGCCTAGATTATTGCAAAATGAAGATACCGATAGAAAAGAATTAGACAAATTACGAACTGCATTGAACAAATGGGAGCCATGTGAAATAACAGTTTCGAACTCGAGGAAAAATGGCGAGAAGTTTTGGAATAACTTTAGTGTAGCTCCAGTAGCAAATGAAAAAGGATGGTATACCCATTGGATTGCTATAGAAAGGGATGTGACAAAACAAATTGAAGCTACCATAGAGAAGGAAAGAATGATAAAGGAACTGCTCGAAAACAACCGAGAGCTGAAGCAGTTTAGCTATATAACTACCCATAACCTGAGGGCACCCTTAACTAACCTAGTTTTGATTTGTAAATTAATAAGCAGAGAGAAAATAGAAGATCCATCAATATTAAAACTGATAGAGGCCTTCAAAACATCTACCTATCAATTGAATGAAACATTAAATGACCTTATCAATGTACTCATCGTAAAAGAAAATACAGACCTTAAATTAGAGGAATTGTCTGTTGTAGAAATAATGAATAAGGTAAAAGAATCCATTTCCGAAACATTGAGAGATAGCAAGGCAATAATTGAGACTGATTTTTCTGATATGCCTACCGTACACTTTACAAAGGTTTATCTAGAAAGTATTTTTTTAAATCTAATTACGAATTCAATAAAATACCGCCATCCAGAAAGGAATCCCATTGTTAAGATAAAAACCACAAAAGATGCAATTGGCAGAACCAAACTTACTTTTTCAGACAATGGGATAGGGATGGATATGTCTCGCGTAAAACACAAGATATTTGGTTTTCACCAACGGTTCCATAACAATGCCGACAGTAAAGGGATAGGATTGTTCCTTATTAAATCTCAAATAAATGCTTTGGGAGGCCAAATAGAAGTGAATAGTGAAGTGAATATAGGCACCCATTTTACAATAACTTTTAAATAA
- a CDS encoding response regulator yields the protein MIKTVLVIEDDLITMYLNKMVLESSSFCDNIVEATNGEEALSYFENIEKGDIPMDNLPEVILLDLNMPVMDGWEFFETYLQKFPEFAKKTKIFILSSSTNHEDQERVQKDPNIAAFLSKPLDEEVHFNIINSSFNKQ from the coding sequence ATGATAAAAACAGTTTTAGTAATTGAAGATGATTTAATAACAATGTATTTGAATAAAATGGTATTAGAATCTTCAAGTTTCTGCGACAACATAGTAGAGGCAACCAATGGTGAGGAAGCATTATCATACTTTGAAAATATAGAAAAAGGAGATATCCCCATGGATAATTTGCCCGAAGTAATACTTTTAGATTTGAATATGCCAGTAATGGATGGATGGGAGTTCTTTGAAACTTATTTACAAAAGTTTCCCGAGTTTGCAAAGAAAACAAAAATTTTCATCCTTTCTTCAAGCACAAACCATGAAGACCAAGAAAGGGTACAAAAAGACCCAAACATTGCAGCCTTTTTATCGAAGCCACTAGACGAAGAGGTACATTTTAATATTATTAACTCCTCTTTCAATAAACAATAG
- a CDS encoding prolyl oligopeptidase family serine peptidase, whose amino-acid sequence MKHKLIISILILFTAVGCDSNKSKQATVDKYSIPDFKLIKDVVYGHEFGMAMTFDVYTPSKPNGAGVILTNSGGWESPYDTFKIQDNGTYRFATDEEMTKSETYHILSPKKLVLNGYTVFEVRHGSRRKFEMSEIVSHVRRAVRFIKHNSSDYGVDKTRLGLWGGSASGHLSLLIGLSPEVPLFDAKLDWEKNHADVAAIAVFAAPSDLDKMVLNNPKTWGKFDFLKLSTEQYQEFSPVNYASKNDPPTLIMHGNTDALVPFVQGELMYSKLQEEGVLSNFIEFEKTNHSPTLKQASKGVDEALAWFDRHLSK is encoded by the coding sequence ATGAAGCATAAACTTATTATAAGCATACTCATACTATTTACTGCTGTAGGTTGTGATAGTAATAAATCAAAGCAAGCTACAGTTGATAAATACTCAATTCCCGATTTTAAATTAATCAAAGATGTCGTATATGGCCACGAATTTGGTATGGCAATGACTTTTGATGTTTATACCCCATCAAAACCAAATGGTGCTGGTGTGATTTTAACAAATAGTGGTGGTTGGGAATCACCTTATGACACATTCAAAATACAGGATAACGGTACATATAGATTTGCAACAGATGAAGAAATGACCAAATCAGAAACGTATCATATTTTAAGTCCAAAAAAATTAGTGTTAAATGGATATACTGTTTTTGAAGTACGACATGGAAGTCGACGGAAATTTGAAATGTCTGAAATAGTATCACACGTTAGAAGAGCCGTTCGATTTATCAAGCATAATTCCTCAGATTATGGAGTTGATAAAACCCGTTTAGGATTATGGGGTGGTAGTGCCAGTGGTCATTTATCATTACTTATAGGTCTGTCTCCTGAAGTACCTTTGTTTGATGCCAAATTGGATTGGGAAAAGAATCATGCTGATGTGGCTGCAATTGCAGTTTTCGCAGCACCTAGCGATTTGGATAAAATGGTTTTAAATAATCCAAAAACATGGGGGAAATTCGATTTTTTGAAACTGTCTACAGAACAGTATCAAGAATTTTCACCAGTTAATTACGCCTCAAAAAACGATCCACCCACCTTAATAATGCATGGCAATACAGATGCACTAGTGCCATTTGTTCAAGGTGAATTAATGTATTCTAAACTTCAGGAAGAAGGAGTACTCTCTAATTTTATTGAATTCGAAAAAACAAATCATTCACCAACACTTAAGCAAGCATCAAAAGGAGTTGATGAGGCATTGGCTTGGTTTGATAGGCATTTAAGTAAATAA